DNA from Lactobacillus sp. ESL0791:
GAGGAGTTGCGATGCGCTCTACAAATTATCAAGCTAAATTGTTCGCCGACTTTCAGGCTGACGAACTTAGAATTGACCGACTGCTACAGGAAAAAGCCAAACTTGTGCGGCAGAATAAAGCATCTACTACTAAAATTCAACGCTTAACTAAAGAAGTTGCACATCTCAAAGCTCAATTGGCTAGTTTAGTTAAAGATAATGATCATTACCAAACTTTAGCTAAAACTGATAGCAACAACATTGGCTTACCAACTAGTCAGACCAAGATTAATCAGAAAAAGCGGATCCCTAACTCTCGGGTCAAGTCTAATAAAACTAAAGGTGATCAAAAAGGACATACCAAATCCAGTTTAGCCCCTTTTACTGCCGCTGAAGTAACTGAACATGTTACCCATGAATTGACGGTTTGTCCTAATTGTCACGGTAGACACATTAGAAAAACAACTAAGGTTAAGACTAAGGATGAATTAGACTTTCAGATAGTAATTATTAAACGCCGGCATGAATTTCCTACTTATATCTGTGATGATTGTGGTAAGAAGAGTTATGAAGCAATTCCTAATAATTTGAAAGAAGCTAACCAATACGGCCCTATTCTGAAAGCTTATGCTTTGTCCTTAATGAACGAAGCCAATGTCAGTTTAGATAAAACGCAGCGCATGATTATGGGCTTGACTTACGATAACTTACGCCCCAGCCAAGGCTACCTAGCAAAACTACAAAAGCAGGCTGCTAAGGGCCTAAAGCCATTTGGTCGGGAATTAAAGCAGAAACTACTTAAACAAAAGCTGCTTTATTGGGACGATACGGTAGTAATGGTTAATACTAAGCGGGCCTGTCTGCGCTACTATGGAACGGAAAAATTAGCTTTATATCGTGCCCATGAACATAAAGATTTGAAGAGTATAAAAGACGATGCACTGTTAACTCAACTGCCAGCTGACTGTCATGTAATGCATGACAATAATAAGGTTAATTATAATCCTATCTTTAATTACGCCAACGTTGAATGCAATGTCCATCTAATGCGTGACTTACAAAAATGCGTTGATAATACTGGACATCAATGGGCCAAAGATTTACGCAAATTAATTAGTTTGACTAATATTAATCGCAAAGAGCTGCTTAGCCAAGGAAGCTCAAGTTTTGATGAAACAACCGAAGCCAATTTTTATTTCAAATTAAATCAAGCCTTAGCTTTAGGGCATGAGGAAAGTAAAACAACAAGCAATAGTTATTATGCGCCGACTGAGCGAGCATTGATTAAACGGATAGTTGACTACACACCAGAATACTTTTCCTGGGTGACAAATTTCAA
Protein-coding regions in this window:
- a CDS encoding transposase encodes the protein MRSTNYQAKLFADFQADELRIDRLLQEKAKLVRQNKASTTKIQRLTKEVAHLKAQLASLVKDNDHYQTLAKTDSNNIGLPTSQTKINQKKRIPNSRVKSNKTKGDQKGHTKSSLAPFTAAEVTEHVTHELTVCPNCHGRHIRKTTKVKTKDELDFQIVIIKRRHEFPTYICDDCGKKSYEAIPNNLKEANQYGPILKAYALSLMNEANVSLDKTQRMIMGLTYDNLRPSQGYLAKLQKQAAKGLKPFGRELKQKLLKQKLLYWDDTVVMVNTKRACLRYYGTEKLALYRAHEHKDLKSIKDDALLTQLPADCHVMHDNNKVNYNPIFNYANVECNVHLMRDLQKCVDNTGHQWAKDLRKLISLTNINRKELLSQGSSSFDETTEANFYFKLNQALALGHEESKTTSNSYYAPTERALIKRIVDYTPEYFSWVTNFNLPFSNNLSERSLRGVKSKMKVAGQFENITSSKNYAAIRSYLETSYRNGKNPTKALERLMAGKPYQLKELIEK